CGATCGTCTTGATCGGGGTCGTCTGCTCGAAGTAACTGACAAAGCCCTCCGTCTCCAGGAGCGAGCGGTAGGTCTCTCGTGCCGTGTCGGCCATCTCGTCCATCGCCTCGACCCAGGGCTCTGGCAGGGTCGGGTCCGGCTCGCTCATGTTGGCATGCCGGGCGCGGATCTGTGCGTTGAGCATCTGTCCCATCTCCCGACGGGCGATCCGCGCGTTGCCGTACTTCTCCGAGATGGCCTCGCCCTGCTGGGTGAACTTCACTTCACCCGTGACTGTCTGCTTGGGCAGGGCCAACAGCGCGTCGTTCATCGGGCCCCCGCCACGGGAGATGGTGCCGCCTCGGCCGTGGAACAGACGCAACTCGACGCCGTAGTCGTCGGTGATCTCGGCCAGCCGGCGCTGGGCCCGGTCGAGTTGCCAGTTTGCGGCCAGGTAGCCGTTCTCCTTGTTCGAATCCGAGTACCCCAGCATGATCTCCTGGGTCTCGTCCCTGGCCCGCATCGCCGCGCCGTAGGCCTCGTTCTCGAACAGCGTGCCGATGATGTCCCGGGCGTTCGAGAGCGCCGATTCGGTCTCCAGAAGTGGGACGATGTCCAGCCCCGAATAATCGGGATAATCGACGACGCCGGCCTGATCAGCCAGGAAGAGCACTTCGAGAACGTGACTGGGCTCCTCGGTCATGCTGATGCAGTAGGCGTCGATGCTGTCGGGGCCGAACTCCTCGTGCCAGTCGGCCAGGCGGTCGAACCGTTCGAGGACCACTGCCGTCTCCGCGGTGAACTCGCCCCGATCCGCCAGGTCGAGCACGGGGGCCGACCGCGTGATCGCCTCCGTCAGGAACTCCTGGCGCTCGGATTCGTCCATGCCCGCGTAGTCGATGTCTTCGGCTCCAAGTGCCTCCGAGAGGGCCTGGGTGTGTTGTTGCCGGTGATCGCGCAGGTCCAGCGAGGCGAGGTGGAAGCCGAAGGTCTGGACCTGGCGTTTTAGTGGCGTGACGAACTCCGAGACGATCGAATCCAGGCCCTCGGCCGACAGTCCTGCTGCAAGCGCGGAGAGGTCCTCGAGGAGTGCCTCGCCGTCCTCGTACCCGCCAGGACGGACACTCTCGACGCGGTCGACACGCTCCAGGATGACCGTCGTCGCCTGGCGGAACGGCTCACGGGGGTAGCGTTCGGCGGCCGTCTCGGCGATGGATTCGGTCGTCGACTCCCCGGTCATGATCGTATCGAGGTACGTATCGACGTCCACCCGGGTCCCGTCCTGGCTCAGCACACCGAGTAAGTCCTCCAGGGACTCACGGTAGCGGGCGAGCGCGAGCGATCGCTGTCGGTGGAGGGTCTTGTCGGTAACCTCGGGGGTGACATTGGGGTTGCCGTCGGCGTCGCTGCCAGCCCAGGACCGGAATTCGAGCACGTGAGCCGGGTCAGGTGGGTCCTCGAAGTTCTCCTCGAGGGCCGCTTCCAGTTCGGCGTAGATCTCCGGGATCACGTCGAAGATCACGTTGTCGAGGTACCACTGGACGTTCCGGGCCTCGTCGAACGGTTCCGGTCGCCGGTCCCGAATATGCTTCGTGGTATAGAGACTTTCGACGACCGCGTTCAGGCGCGCGATGAGCGCTGTCTCCTCCTCGTTGGTCAACCGCCGCTCGTCGAGGTCCTCGAGAATCTGCCCGACTCGCTGAAGGATGCCCTTGACGGTCTTCCGTCGGGCTTCCGTCGGGTGGGCGGTGAACGTCGGCACGACGTGCACGTCCGAGAGGATCTGGCCGACCGTCTCGGCCTCTGCCCCCGACTCCGCGAGGTTCTCCATTGCCTCCGTGATCGAGTGGGAGATCGTTCCCTGCTGGCGGAAGGTTCGCAGCGCGCGCACTCGCTCTCGCTCCTCAGCGAGGTTGATCAACTGGAAGTAGATGGTGAAAGAGCGCGCGAGAACGGCGTTTACGGCCTCGGAATTCGAGCCGACGACCGAAGTCAGCGGTTCGCGATCGTCGGTTCGGCCACGCCGGTAGGCAATCGCTTCGTTACGTGCCGACTCGACGAGTTCGAAACTCTCCGGTGGGCTGTGAGCGGATACGACATCTCCGAGGAGCGCCCCGAGTTCGCGGATGTCCTGTCGGACGCTCCGGTTGTGTAGATCCATGCGTTGCCGGCACTACGGGCGGGGGGCCCTATGAAGTTCAGGGAAAGACGAAGATTTGAGTCACGAACTCGTGTCCGATCCGGTCCGCACTCCGGACCACAAAAGTTAGGCCGGTTCTGGGGCTCCGTCGGGCTATGCGACGAGCCATTGGCGGTGTCTTGCTCCTGGTTTTACTGGCCGGCTGTGCCGGCCTGCCGATGGGCCCTGGGACTGGGACCGCCGATCAGGCGGTGAACGTCACCGTCACCGAGGTCGTCGACGGTGACACCATCGACGTGCGGTTCGCCGACGGTCGAACCGACCGGGTTCGGCTCCTCGGGGTCGACACCCCCGAAGTCCACGTGGAGAACGATCCGGCCGAATTCGAGGGTGTTCCCGATACGGCCGCCGGGGAGCGCTGTCTCCGAGCCGCTGGGGAGAACGCCACGACGTTCGTCGAGAGTCGGGTGGCCGACTCGACGGTTCGGCTCGAATTCGATCCCCTGTCTGATCGCCGCGGGGGTTACGATCGACTCCTCGCCTACGTCTACCTGAACGAGACGAACCTGAACCACCAACTGGTCGAGACGGGCCACGCCCGGGTCTATGACTCCGAGTTCACGATGAGCGGGGAGTTCTACGCGGCCGAACGGGACGCCCAGGCAGCAACCCGTGGCGTCTGGAACTGCACGACCCAGGCGGCGAGCTAGTCACTCGAACACTCCCTCTAGAAGGTATCGCTCGCCGGTGTCGGGAAGGATCGTGACGACGGTCTGTGACTCGTCGGATTTTGCAACGCTGGTGGCGACGTTCACGGCCGCGCCCGCGGAAACGCCGGCCAACAGGCCAGTTTCCCTGGCGAGTTCCCGGGCCGTCTCCCGGGCCGCCTTGGGGGTCGTTCGCTCGACCGTGTCGATCAACGCCAGTTCGAGGACATCCGGAACGAACCCGGCCCCGATCCCCGGGATGTTCTCGTTGCCCGGCTCTCCACCCTCGAGAACCCGCGAGTCCGCCGGTTCGATCGCGACCACCTCGAAGTCCGCCCGGCCCAGGTCTCGCTTGAAGTACTGGGCGATCCCCGTGATCGTTCCGCCCGTTCCGACACTCGCGACCAGGACGTCGACCTGATCCAGCGCGGCCTCGATTTCGGGCCCGGTCTCCGTCCGGTGGGCAGCGGGATTGGCCGGGTTCTCGAACTGCCTGGGTCGGTAGGTGTTCCCCGTGGCGGCGATGGCGTCCGCCCGCTCGATGGCCCCAGGCATCCCCTCCTCGGCGGGAGTGAGTTCGAGATCCGCGCCCAGGCCCCGGAGGATCTGTCGGCGCTCCTCGCTCATCGACTCGGGCATCACGAGACACACCTCATAGCCCATCGCCGCGCCGGCGAATGCCAGCCCGATCCCCGTGTTGCCACTCGTCGCCTCCACGACCGTCGTCTCTGCGTCGAGTTCGTCGTTTGCCGCGGCCCTCTCCAGCATGTTGACGGCGACCCGGTCTTTCACGGATGAGAGCGGGTTGAACGATTCGACTTTCCCGTAGAGGTTCGGCGCGAACTCCTTTAGGTGCAAGATCGGGGTCTCTCCCACGAGGTCAGTCAACCGCTCGGCAACGGGGCCGGAGCCAGCGCGTTCGGGCATCGGGTGCTCTCCGGGGCCGAGACTGAAAAGCTCCGCCCCGGGACCGGTTGCAGTCTGTGTGAACCCGAGCGTTCATGACGATTGGGCAACAAACTAACCGTATGGTAGTTGGTGCAATCGTTTCGTTCGTCGTCGCCCTCCTCATCGGTGGCCTTGGCATCTATCTCGGTGCCGCCTTCGTCACGGACGTAGAGGATTACAAACACGCGGTGATTACTGCGTTCATCGGCGCGATCGCCTGGGGGCTGGTGAGCTGGATCCCACTGGTCGGCGGCCTGATCGCCCTCGTGGTCTGGATCGCGGTGATCAACTGGCGATACCCTGGCGGCTGGGTCGACGCCGCCGTGATCGGCCTGCTCGCGTGGATCGCCACGACAGTCGTCCTCTGGATCCTCAACTCCCTGTTCTCGCTCGGCATCGGTGCGTTCGGCGTGCCCGGGGTCTGATCAACTCGGTATTTGAGCGACGCGAACCTTCTTCCGGTCGGCCAGCGCAGTCCGGGGCAGATGCAAACCGAACTAACCCACCGGCCGTCTTTCACCCACCTGATCGTCGATCTCGACGCCGGCGAGTCGATTCGTGCCGAGCCAGGGGCGCTGGTCGGCCACTCCGAGACGATTCATGTCGAGACGACGACCAGCCGTGGCGGGTTGCTCAGCTCCGCGAAGTCCATGCTGGGCGGGGAGTCGATGTTCGCAAACGAGTTCGTCGCGGAGGACGGCCCCGGTCGGGTGACTTTCGCGCCCGGGACGCCGGGGGACGTCATGGAACACGAACTTACTGGGGAAACCCTCTATGCCGCCGATGGGGCCTTTCTGGCGGCCACGCCCGGAATCGACATCGACTCCGAACTCGGCGGACTGAAGTCCGTCCTTGGCGAGGCCGGGCTGACGCCGCTCGCGCTCAAGGGAACCGGGTCGGTGTTCATCGATGCCTACGGCGGACTCGAGCGGATCGATCTCGACCCGGGCGAGTCCTACGTCCTGGATAACGAGCACTTGATCGCCTGGGACAGTGAGATCGACTTCTCGACCCGGACGGTCGGTGGCCTGAAATCGACGCTTCTGGGCGGCGAAGGCCTGGTCTTCGAGTTTACCGGGCCTGGCACCGCCTGGTACCAGACCCGGGATCTAGACGCGTTCGTCTCCTCGATCGCGCCGCGGCTGCCAAACGACCAGTAGTCACTCGGTCCGGGTCGACCTGGCCGGTCGTCCCAGTTCAGCTTCGACGGACTCGACTTTCGCACTGGCGTCGTGATCGGCCGTTCGCTTGTCGTCGATCTTCAGAACCGTACTCACCCGGTCGGCCTCGATGGCCTTGTGGGCGGCTCCGACGGCTGCAAGCAACGTGTCGATGTCCGGGGCCTCGATGGTGGTCGCCATCGGGTTCGTCTCGTAGGCGACATCGTAGTCGTCCAGTGCCTCGATGGCTGCGGCCACGTCTTCGGCCATGTCCCCGTCCCGAACCGGTGCCACCGAGAGCAGTGCGAAAACGGTCATAGTCGGGCTACGGGTCTGCCGAAATTGAAGCTACCGGGCGAGTGCCCTGATCAGGGCCGCTCGGCAAATCGTGGAGTCGCCAGGTCGATCATCGTCGCCAGTCCCGGTCGGCCGCCTTTGACACGTGGGGCGGCGTTCACCACGACTGCGGGAGTGGTTACGTCACCGTGGAATCCGCCGTCGACGGTCACGTGCAGGTCCGGAGTCCCGGAAATCTCGATTTCGTCGCGTGGGTTTTCGGCCCCCAGGAACATGCTGAGGTCCAGTTCGATCGCCGGCTCGCCATCGACGTACCCCGTTCCAATCTGGTGGATGCCAGCGACTTCACCCGGTTCGGCAGTGAAATACTCGCTCTCGGTCCGGGTCTCGGCGACGACCGGGTCGATCGTCTCCTCGATCGACTCCAGGTCCCAGTCCAGCGCGGCTGCGAGCATGGCGATGGACTCGGGGAGGCCAACGTGGCCCGCCTCCGGCGCGATTTCCTCCTCCCAGACCTCCTCCGCGAGCCCCGCGCCGACCTTCTCCTGGAGTGGCTTGCGGCGCTGGCTCGCGTTCTGTACCCGGGTGATTTGCACTCGGTCGAGGTCCTGACAGGGCGTAGTGAGGACCGCCGGCAGCGTGTCCATCGCGAATCCGGGGTTGATCCCGGTTCCAAGCACCGTCTGGCCGTTCTCCCGGGCGATCTCGTCGAGTTCCGCGGCGGCATCCGGCTGGTGATACCAGGGGTAGGAGAGTTCCTCGGTGGTCGATATCACGTCCGCGCCGGCAGCGACCGCGGCCTCGATCTGTGGGGTGATGGCGGTGACGTCCGAGAGCGTGGAGTGAAAGACCACGTCGGGCTCCTCGGCGAGTGCCGTGTCGGGATCGTCGGTCACCGTTACTCCCGTCTCGGTATCGAGATTCGCGACTGCAGCGAGGTCCTGACCAACTTTCTCCGGGTCGATGTCGATGGCCCCGACGAAGTCGATGCCGCGTGCGGCTGCCACCTGGACGATTCGCCTGCCGATCGGACCGATCCCGTATTGAACTGCTGTCGTTGTCATAGAACCTCCTCCGCCTGTAGTTCCTGTATCACTTCCTCGCTCGATTCGAGCAGGTCTTCGAGTTGTGCCTCCGTCGTCTGGTAGGAGACACTCCCCATGTGTCCCGGGAGGTGGTAGTGTCCCCGGTCGATCAGCCGGTCGTGGAATTCCACGAGGGCGGATCGATTCGTTGCCGTCTCGACTGCTTTCACGTCGGTCAGGGGTGCTTCTGGCTCGAAGTGCGGACAGAAGAGCGAACTCGTTCCAAGTACCCTGGCGTCCACACCCCGGTCCGCGAAGATTTCAGCGAGTCCTGAGCGCACCGTCTCGCCCCAGGATTCGGTGTGCTCGTAGACTGGCTCTGATTCGAGCACCTCCAGGGTGGCCAGGCCCGCCGTCGCGGTCATCGGATTCATCGTGAACGTCCCGCCGCCCGCCAGGATTGCCTGCTCCGGAGGCACGTTGGCGTTCGGTTTCGCCCGCTCGAAAAGATCCGCACGACCGGCGAGGCCGCCGATCGGAAGCCCCCCGCCGGCGACCTTGCCGAAGGACGTCAGGTCGGGCTCGATACCGACTCGCGCCTGATAGCTTCCGGGTGAAACCCGGAACCCGGTCACCACCTCGTCGAAGATCAACTGGGCGTCGCGGCGTCGGGTCTCCTCCCGGAGAAAGGCCAGGAAATCCGCCTCGCACTCGACCCCACCGCCGGCGAGCAACATGGGCTCGACGATGACACCGCCCACGTCGTACTGCTCGAACAGGTCCTGGACGGCCGCTTCGTCGTTGATCGGGAAGGCGTGAACGTGCTCCTCGACTCCCGGCGGGAGTCCGGCTGTCGTCCGTCGGTCGAAGGGGCTGTGGACGGCACTCGACAGGTCCGAACTGCCCCCGTGCCAGCCGCCCTCGGCCTTGAGGATGTGGTCCTTGCCAGTCGTGGCCCTTGCGAGTCGGACGGCGTACATCGTCGCCTCGGTCCCAGAGGACGTAAATCGCAGGCGTTCGGCGGCTGGAAAGGCCTCCAGGATCTTCCGCCCGAAGGCGAGTCCCCGTTCGTTGGGGGTGCCATAGTGCAGTCCGTCGGCCGCCTGCTCCTGGACCGCTTCGACGACCGTTGGGTAGGCATGCCCCAGGACGCTCGTCTGGTGGTTCATCCAGTAATCGACGTACTCGTTGCCGTCGACGTCCCGGATCGTCGCGCCGCTCGCTGACTCGACGTAGAGCGGGTGTGGCTCGTGGTATCTGATGTTGTGTGAGACCCCGCCCGGGAAGACCTCGGTCGCGGATTCGTGGAGGCGCTCGCTCCCGGGGGTCGTCCGTTCGGCGTGGTGTTTGTTACCGCCTGATTCCATAGTCGGCAGTTCAGTTGGCCGCGCCATTACGTTTTGGTTCGTGATGGCCCCCATCGATTTTGTACTCGGGCGTCGAAGGGAGGGCCATGCCCGAACCCTCCCTCTCGCTCGGACTCTCCGTGGCCGTGGCCTTCGGGATCGGTGCGATCATCGGCATGGAGCGCGAGCAGAGCGAGTCGGGAGGGGCCTACGCCGGGAGTCGCACGTTTCCGCTCTTTGCACTGTACGGGGCCCTCGTCTCCGCGTTCTTTCCGGCAGGGGTTCCACTCGCGCTGTTCACCGTAGCGCTGCCGCTGACCGTTGCCTACGCGGCGAAGATACACATCGAGGGGGACATGGGGCTCACGACGCTGGTCGCGGGCCTTGTCACGGTGGTTCTGGGAGCGATGACCACCCACTCCGACCGGGCGATGATCGCGGCTATCGTGACCGCAGGGATCGTCGTCGTGCTGCTCTCCTCGAAGGGGTGGATTCACGGTATTGCCGACAACATCGGTGAGGCCGAGCGCCGCGCGAGCGTGAAGTTCATCGTGGTCGTGCTCGTGGTGCTGCCCCTGTTGCCCGACCGAAATCTGGACGTGCTGTTGGGGCTCAATCCGCGGTACGTCTGGTTGATGGTCGTCTTGGTCTCGGGCCTGAGTTTCGCCGCGTACCTCCTGGGAGAGACGATCGGGGCCAAGCGAGGGATCGTCGCGACCGGGGTGCTCGGTGGTTTCGTCTCCTCGACTGCGACGGCGATGTCGATGGCCGAACGGACCCGGGAGGCCCCGTCGCTGTACCACATCACGGCGTTCTCGGCAGTCATCGCGTCGATCGTGATGTTTCCCCGGGCGCTGGTCGAGGTCGCAGTCGTCAATCCGGCGTTGTTCCCACTCGTGCTCGTCCCGCTCGGGGGCATGACCGTCGCCGGGGCGGCGATCGCGGCCGTCGTCTACTGGCGGTCGACCGCTCACCAGAAAATCGAGGCCGACATTCAGAACCCGTTTCACCTCAGACCGGCCCTCGTCTTCGGGGCAGTGTTCGCCGTCGTCCTGCTGGTCTCGGAGTACGCCAACACCTGGTTCGGGGTCTCGGGGATCTACGGAACCGCGTTCGTCTCCGGGCTGGCGGACGTGGACGCGATCACGCTCTCGCTGAGTACCCTCTCGGCGAACGGTGAGATCTCGGATGCGGTCGCGACGACGGGGATCGTGATCGCCGCCATCGCGAACACGCTGGTCAAAGCGGGGCTCACCTGGGTGCTGGGGACCCGCGCGCTGGGACGCCTGGTGACGGCGATTCTGGGCACGGTGGCGATCGTGGGCGTGGTCCTCGTGCTCCTGCTCTGAGGAAGTTGGAACAACGGCGATTGTGACACTCCAAAAGTTAACCTGGTGACGTGTGAAGCATTCAAACACCGATACTCGGGAGACGAAATGAACGACAAACCGATCGAAACGCCGTGGGCGGCGGACGCCTCGACGGTCACAGAGCACTACGAGGTGGACCCTGAGACTGGGCTCTCCGATCGTGCCGTCGCCGCCCGGACGGACCAGTTCGGCCCGAACACGCTCCGGGAGCAGGAGCAGCGCTCGGCTTGGCGAACCCTTTTCGACCAGTTCCGGAGTGCGATCGTCCTGCTGTTGGCCGCTGCCGGGGTGGCCGCGTTCCTGCTGGGAAAGTTCGTCGAGGGGGTCTCGATCTTCGTCGTTCTGGTGATCAACGGGGCCATCGGGTTCGTCACCGAACGGCGAGCGATCGCCTCGGTCGAAAGCTTACAGGAACTCTCGGAGATCGAAGCCCGTGTTCGACGTAACGGGGAGGTAGTGACGATCTCGGCTGCCGAGCTGGTGCCCGGCGACGTCGTAATTCTGAACGCGGGGGCGGTCGTGCCGGCCGACCTGCGGGTGCTAGAGGCCTCGAAGTTACAGGCTGATGAGTCCGCACTCACGGGTGAATCCGTCCCGGTTGGGAAATCCAGTGCGCCCGTCGATGCCGACACACCCCTCGCCGAGCGGGAGAACATGCTCTACAAGGGGACTCACGTCACTCGCGGCACGGCGGAGGCGGTCGTGGTTGCGACGGGGATGGACACCGAACTCGGCACGATCTCGGCCTCGCTCGCGGAGACCGCGAGGGAAAAGACCCCGTTGCAGGCTGACCTCGACGAACTCGGACACACCCTGGTCCCGTTTCTGCTCGTCGTCGCGGCGATCGTCCTCGTTTCGGGGTGGTTCCGGGGTCAGGACCTCTTCTTGATGGTCGAGACGGCGATCGCG
This region of Halodesulfurarchaeum sp. HSR-GB genomic DNA includes:
- the ppc gene encoding phosphoenolpyruvate carboxylase — translated: MDLHNRSVRQDIRELGALLGDVVSAHSPPESFELVESARNEAIAYRRGRTDDREPLTSVVGSNSEAVNAVLARSFTIYFQLINLAEERERVRALRTFRQQGTISHSITEAMENLAESGAEAETVGQILSDVHVVPTFTAHPTEARRKTVKGILQRVGQILEDLDERRLTNEEETALIARLNAVVESLYTTKHIRDRRPEPFDEARNVQWYLDNVIFDVIPEIYAELEAALEENFEDPPDPAHVLEFRSWAGSDADGNPNVTPEVTDKTLHRQRSLALARYRESLEDLLGVLSQDGTRVDVDTYLDTIMTGESTTESIAETAAERYPREPFRQATTVILERVDRVESVRPGGYEDGEALLEDLSALAAGLSAEGLDSIVSEFVTPLKRQVQTFGFHLASLDLRDHRQQHTQALSEALGAEDIDYAGMDESERQEFLTEAITRSAPVLDLADRGEFTAETAVVLERFDRLADWHEEFGPDSIDAYCISMTEEPSHVLEVLFLADQAGVVDYPDYSGLDIVPLLETESALSNARDIIGTLFENEAYGAAMRARDETQEIMLGYSDSNKENGYLAANWQLDRAQRRLAEITDDYGVELRLFHGRGGTISRGGGPMNDALLALPKQTVTGEVKFTQQGEAISEKYGNARIARREMGQMLNAQIRARHANMSEPDPTLPEPWVEAMDEMADTARETYRSLLETEGFVSYFEQTTPIKTIEGLNLGSRPASRSDERNVEDLRAIPWVFAWTQSRAIIPGWFGIGSGIDAYLAETDDGLERLKAMYESWPFFQTMLDNAALSLARTEMEIASEYATLADDDLQARIFPAIENEYERSKERVLDIIPREDLVDRSWLRESLDRRNPYVDPLNFLQIQLLSRSHRTPQEERTLRLTVKGIAAGMKNTG
- a CDS encoding thermonuclease family protein, coding for MRRAIGGVLLLVLLAGCAGLPMGPGTGTADQAVNVTVTEVVDGDTIDVRFADGRTDRVRLLGVDTPEVHVENDPAEFEGVPDTAAGERCLRAAGENATTFVESRVADSTVRLEFDPLSDRRGGYDRLLAYVYLNETNLNHQLVETGHARVYDSEFTMSGEFYAAERDAQAATRGVWNCTTQAAS
- a CDS encoding pyridoxal-phosphate dependent enzyme, with the translated sequence MPERAGSGPVAERLTDLVGETPILHLKEFAPNLYGKVESFNPLSSVKDRVAVNMLERAAANDELDAETTVVEATSGNTGIGLAFAGAAMGYEVCLVMPESMSEERRQILRGLGADLELTPAEEGMPGAIERADAIAATGNTYRPRQFENPANPAAHRTETGPEIEAALDQVDVLVASVGTGGTITGIAQYFKRDLGRADFEVVAIEPADSRVLEGGEPGNENIPGIGAGFVPDVLELALIDTVERTTPKAARETARELARETGLLAGVSAGAAVNVATSVAKSDESQTVVTILPDTGERYLLEGVFE
- a CDS encoding TIGR00266 family protein, translated to MQTELTHRPSFTHLIVDLDAGESIRAEPGALVGHSETIHVETTTSRGGLLSSAKSMLGGESMFANEFVAEDGPGRVTFAPGTPGDVMEHELTGETLYAADGAFLAATPGIDIDSELGGLKSVLGEAGLTPLALKGTGSVFIDAYGGLERIDLDPGESYVLDNEHLIAWDSEIDFSTRTVGGLKSTLLGGEGLVFEFTGPGTAWYQTRDLDAFVSSIAPRLPNDQ
- a CDS encoding MTH1187 family thiamine-binding protein; translation: MTVFALLSVAPVRDGDMAEDVAAAIEALDDYDVAYETNPMATTIEAPDIDTLLAAVGAAHKAIEADRVSTVLKIDDKRTADHDASAKVESVEAELGRPARSTRTE
- a CDS encoding aspartate aminotransferase family protein, which codes for MESGGNKHHAERTTPGSERLHESATEVFPGGVSHNIRYHEPHPLYVESASGATIRDVDGNEYVDYWMNHQTSVLGHAYPTVVEAVQEQAADGLHYGTPNERGLAFGRKILEAFPAAERLRFTSSGTEATMYAVRLARATTGKDHILKAEGGWHGGSSDLSSAVHSPFDRRTTAGLPPGVEEHVHAFPINDEAAVQDLFEQYDVGGVIVEPMLLAGGGVECEADFLAFLREETRRRDAQLIFDEVVTGFRVSPGSYQARVGIEPDLTSFGKVAGGGLPIGGLAGRADLFERAKPNANVPPEQAILAGGGTFTMNPMTATAGLATLEVLESEPVYEHTESWGETVRSGLAEIFADRGVDARVLGTSSLFCPHFEPEAPLTDVKAVETATNRSALVEFHDRLIDRGHYHLPGHMGSVSYQTTEAQLEDLLESSEEVIQELQAEEVL
- a CDS encoding MgtC/SapB family protein codes for the protein MPEPSLSLGLSVAVAFGIGAIIGMEREQSESGGAYAGSRTFPLFALYGALVSAFFPAGVPLALFTVALPLTVAYAAKIHIEGDMGLTTLVAGLVTVVLGAMTTHSDRAMIAAIVTAGIVVVLLSSKGWIHGIADNIGEAERRASVKFIVVVLVVLPLLPDRNLDVLLGLNPRYVWLMVVLVSGLSFAAYLLGETIGAKRGIVATGVLGGFVSSTATAMSMAERTREAPSLYHITAFSAVIASIVMFPRALVEVAVVNPALFPLVLVPLGGMTVAGAAIAAVVYWRSTAHQKIEADIQNPFHLRPALVFGAVFAVVLLVSEYANTWFGVSGIYGTAFVSGLADVDAITLSLSTLSANGEISDAVATTGIVIAAIANTLVKAGLTWVLGTRALGRLVTAILGTVAIVGVVLVLLL